ACCCTGGATTTCTATCCGATATAGGTGAAGAGGGGATGCGGGAGCTTTTTGTACGTTTCTATATCTGTCTGCATGAAAGCCCGATAAAAGATCTTTTTCCGGAGGACTGGGACGATATGCTCAAAGCGGCGGACAATTCTGCGGATTTCTTCATTCAGATCTGTGGCGGTCCGGATTACTTCACCCAGCATAAAGGGGCACCACAGATGAGAAAAAGACATACCCCTTTTGCCATCACTCCCCAAAGCCGTCTGGACTGGCTTGCCTGTTTCAGGGAAGCATTGCAGCTGATCATTGAAGAGAAGCGGAGCAGTGATGTGAATATTCAATATTTCTGGAACTACCTGAACACATTCTCCATCTGGATGATCAATGCGAGGGATCATCACTGATCAAAATGTTTGACCCTTTTTTGTCAAAATTAATCGAAACTGAGTTGACACAGTGTCGTACTACTTCTTCCGCATCTTCACCCTCTGAAGAT
This DNA window, taken from Sulfurovum lithotrophicum, encodes the following:
- a CDS encoding globin, encoding MRFSASTLDFSVLPYQEGVTPKVVKPNPGFLSDIGEEGMRELFVRFYICLHESPIKDLFPEDWDDMLKAADNSADFFIQICGGPDYFTQHKGAPQMRKRHTPFAITPQSRLDWLACFREALQLIIEEKRSSDVNIQYFWNYLNTFSIWMINARDHH